One Lentimicrobiaceae bacterium genomic window, TCAATAACGGAGGTGGAAATATATTCAGAATAATTGACGGACCATCTGATTACGATCAGCTCGAGACTTTTATTGAAACCGCGCACCAACACACAGCAGAAGGGCTGGCTCACAATTTTGGCCTCCGGTATTTTAAGGCTGACAGTCAATCTTCGCTCAGCCTTGCTTTGAATGAGTTTTACAATTACAATAATGCCGGAGCCGCAATGCTCGAAATAATAACACCAAACATATTAAGTGCTAAAGTGTTAAAAGATTACTTTAAATACATGCATACATGACAACAACAAGAAACTGGACAACAATAAAGACTTACGAAGAGATCAAGTTCGATTTTTTTGAAGGTATCGCCCGTATCACCATCAATCGCCCACGCTATCATAATGCTTTTACCCCTGACACGGTAAATGAGATGATTGACGCCATGCGATACAGTCGCGAAGCAGATGAGATTGGAGTAGTCGTCATTACCGGCGAAGGAGACAAGGCCTTTTGCAGCGGTGGCGACCAAAACATTAAAGGAGTTGGCGGCTATGTGGGCAAGGATGGCATCCCGCGCCTCAATGTTCTCGACCTTCAGAAACTCATCAGATCATTGCCCAAACCGGTAGTGGCCATGGTTAATGGTTATGCCATCGGCGGCGGCCATGTATTACATGTCGTATGCGATTTGAGTATCGCTTCAGAAAATGCCATTTTCGGCCAAACCGGGCCAAAAGTAGGCAGTTTTGACGGTGGATTTGGATCATCTTACCTCGCCCGTATAGTTGGTCAGAAAAAAGCGCGTGAAATCTGGTTTCTGTGCAGGCAATATTCAGCCCGGGAGGCACTGGAAATGGGACTCGTAAACAAAGTTGTACCTTTCAGTCAACTCGAAGACGAAGTAGTAGACTGGTGTAAAACAATGATGGAAAGAAGTCCGTTGGCTTTACGCATGCTCAAAATGTCGATGAATGCAGAACTTGACGGACAAACCGGTATTCAGGAGCTGGCAGGTAATGCCACACTTCTCTATTATCTTACCGAAGAAGCCCAGGAAGGGAAGCATGCATTTCTTGAAAAACGCAAACCTGATTTCAGCAAGTTCCCGAAGTTCCCTTGATTACGGGCCATAATAAGATGACAAAAAATAAATTAAATGCCTGGGTTCACGCCATTCGGTTGCGTACGCTGCCTTTGGCTTTTTCAAGTTCGCTGCTCGGAAGTTTTATCGCTTATTTCGACCAGTCCTTTAAGTGGAGTGTACTTTGGATGGCTTTACTTACCACGCTGTTTTTACAGATTCTGTCTAACCTGGCCAATGATTACGGTGATTCTAAAAACGGAGCCGACAACAGCGAAAGAGTTGGTCCGCAAAGGGCAGTGCAGAGTGGCATTATCACAGCCAAAGAAATGCGCATTGCAGTTATCATGACCAGTTTACTTGCATTTATATCCGGCATTTTGCTTATCGGAGCCGGCATCGGATTTTCTGTATCGCTCAAGTGGCTTATGTTTTTGCTGCTTGGCATAGGGGCACTCGGTGCGGCCATCA contains:
- the menB gene encoding 1,4-dihydroxy-2-naphthoyl-CoA synthase; this encodes MTTTRNWTTIKTYEEIKFDFFEGIARITINRPRYHNAFTPDTVNEMIDAMRYSREADEIGVVVITGEGDKAFCSGGDQNIKGVGGYVGKDGIPRLNVLDLQKLIRSLPKPVVAMVNGYAIGGGHVLHVVCDLSIASENAIFGQTGPKVGSFDGGFGSSYLARIVGQKKAREIWFLCRQYSAREALEMGLVNKVVPFSQLEDEVVDWCKTMMERSPLALRMLKMSMNAELDGQTGIQELAGNATLLYYLTEEAQEGKHAFLEKRKPDFSKFPKFP